The following are encoded together in the Vigna angularis cultivar LongXiaoDou No.4 chromosome 9, ASM1680809v1, whole genome shotgun sequence genome:
- the LOC108347066 gene encoding uncharacterized protein LOC108347066 has protein sequence MEEYYYKRHHVPAFGSWDWNDNLPFTQCFESARQAGLLRYSYSESEDRDLYVTGDLYENDVVTPAMIVVPRRREKVRCQHEKRSKKAELGE, from the exons ATGGAA GAATATTACTACAAGAGGCATCATGTGCCAGCATTTGGGAGCTGGGATTGGAATGATAATCTTCCCTTCACTCAGTGCTTTGAGTCTGCAAGACAAGCTGGTTTGTTAAGATACAGTTATTCTGAGTCTGAAGATAGAGACCTTTATGTCACTGGGGACTTGTATGAGAATGATGTTGTCACACCTGCTATGATTGTTGTTCCTCGTAGAAGG GAAAAGGTACGTTGCCAGCATgaaaaaagaagcaaaaaagCAGAATTGGGTGAGTAA